The following are encoded together in the Culex pipiens pallens isolate TS chromosome 1, TS_CPP_V2, whole genome shotgun sequence genome:
- the LOC120426032 gene encoding DNA damage-regulated autophagy modulator protein 1 encodes MSKLYLLPISVFLMFNFTFIGTYIAAVLQGHVVPTVPYISDAATYSPESCVFGQLISIGCVLLGITIYVRLRQIQEISLRHPDVQVAIGRINGSAFWVGMGSCLGVSIVGNFQETNVRPVHYVGAFLAFGLGTVYYWMQAYISYYVQPYVGSMVKAHVRLAIAAICTVFFIIVAVTGIISHILFNGTDPRKWYPSDGGWEYHVASSISEWIVATAFCFYILTFTDEFRLMQLDHPPLIFIEVEGSTNYEPVINEPVSPVVS; translated from the exons ATGTCCAAGCTGTATCTGCTTCCGATCTCCGTTTTCCTGATGTTCAACTTCACCTTCATCGGAAC CTACATTGCTGCCGTTCTGCAAGGTCATGTTGTGCCAACGGTGCCGTACATCAGCGATGCGGCAACCTACTCGCCGGAAAGTTGCGTGTTTGGTCAGCTAATCAGCATTGGATGCGTGCTGC TGGGAATCACCATCTACGTTCGCTTGCGTCAGATCCAGGAGATCTCGCTGCGACATCCGGACGTACAGGTCGCGATCGGTCGCATCAACGGGTCCGCGTTCTGGGTTGGGATGGGATCGTGTCTGGGGGTGAGCATTGTCGGGAACTTCCAGGAGACTAACGTGCGTCCGGTACATTATGTGGGAGCGTTTCTTGCGTTCGGACTGGGGACCGTGTACTACTGGATGCAG GCTTACATATCGTACTACGTACAACCGTACGTCGGTTCCATGGTGAAGGCCCACGTCCGGCTGGCGATCGCCGCGATCTGCACGGTGTTCTTCATCATCGTCGCCGTCACGGGCATCATCTCGCACATCCTGTTCAACGGAACCGACCCGCGCAAGTGGTACCCCTCGGACGGGGGCTGGGAGTACCACGTGGCCAGTTCCATCTCGGAGTGGATCGTGGCGACGGCGTTCTGCTTCTACATCCTGACGTTCACGGACGAGTTCCGGTTGATGCAGCTGGATCATCCACCG CTCATCTTCATCGAGGTCGAGGGCTCCACGAACTACGAACCGGTCATCAACGAGCCCGTCAGTCCGGTCGTGTCGTGA
- the LOC120426033 gene encoding uncharacterized protein LOC120426033 isoform X1, with translation MLSPASLDEIKERISKNEEKINVLQAINNVLKERHEIESNYKNLALKFHDMQQEEAHRRAKVCRFDEARKRQLAELQAKGEALCREKAKLQHQIEHVTWHLEGCRRRRPCLARLPENCPLKGDAPSCIPHSPEKLKIMANMKSTADHLVRGIMDLRKKIHIVQDKLEHEVARKKDMEKKLSELRKQICQHNKCMQQQSVREHAHHHAHPHQHSHGGGGGAGHGHGHSHGTTLPPIKNCGVPAK, from the exons ATGCTTTCGCCGGCCAGCTTGGATGAAATCAAGGAACGGATTAGCAAAAATGAAGAAA AAATCAACGTGCTCCAGGCAATCAACAACGTGCTGAAGGAGCGCCATGAGATCGAGTCCAACTACAAGAACCTGGCGCTCAAGTTCCACGACATGCAGCAGGAGGAAGCCCACCGGAGGGCCAAGGTTTGTCGG TTCGACGAGGCCCGCAAGCGCCAGCTGGCCGAGCTGCAGGCCAAGGGAGAGGCGCTGTGCCGGGAGAAGGCCAAGCTGCAGCACCAGATCGAGCACGTCACGTGGCATCTGGAGGGATGCCGCCGGAGACGGCCGTGCCTGGCGCGGCTGCCGGAGAACTGTCCGCTCAAGGGGGACGCCCCCAGCTGTATTCCGCACTCGCCGGAGAAGCTGAAGATTATG GCAAACATGAAGAGTACGGCTGATCACTTGGTGAGAGGAATCATGGATTTGCGGAAAAAGATCCACATCGTTCAGGACAAGCTGGAGCACGAAGTTGCG CGCAAAAAGGACATGGAGAAGAAGCTGTCCGAGCTGCGGAAGCAGATCTGTCAGCACAACAAGTGCATGCAGCAGCAGAGCGTCCGGGAGCATGCCCACCATCACGCCCACCCACACCAACACAGCCACGGGGGTGGTGGTGGCGCTGGCCACGGTCATGGCCACTCCCACGGAACAACGCTGCCCCCGATCAAGAACTGCGGCGTGCCGGCCAAATAG
- the LOC120426033 gene encoding uncharacterized protein LOC120426033 isoform X2 produces the protein MLSPASLDEIKERISKNEEKINVLQAINNVLKERHEIESNYKNLALKFHDMQQEEAHRRAKFDEARKRQLAELQAKGEALCREKAKLQHQIEHVTWHLEGCRRRRPCLARLPENCPLKGDAPSCIPHSPEKLKIMANMKSTADHLVRGIMDLRKKIHIVQDKLEHEVARKKDMEKKLSELRKQICQHNKCMQQQSVREHAHHHAHPHQHSHGGGGGAGHGHGHSHGTTLPPIKNCGVPAK, from the exons ATGCTTTCGCCGGCCAGCTTGGATGAAATCAAGGAACGGATTAGCAAAAATGAAGAAA AAATCAACGTGCTCCAGGCAATCAACAACGTGCTGAAGGAGCGCCATGAGATCGAGTCCAACTACAAGAACCTGGCGCTCAAGTTCCACGACATGCAGCAGGAGGAAGCCCACCGGAGGGCCAAG TTCGACGAGGCCCGCAAGCGCCAGCTGGCCGAGCTGCAGGCCAAGGGAGAGGCGCTGTGCCGGGAGAAGGCCAAGCTGCAGCACCAGATCGAGCACGTCACGTGGCATCTGGAGGGATGCCGCCGGAGACGGCCGTGCCTGGCGCGGCTGCCGGAGAACTGTCCGCTCAAGGGGGACGCCCCCAGCTGTATTCCGCACTCGCCGGAGAAGCTGAAGATTATG GCAAACATGAAGAGTACGGCTGATCACTTGGTGAGAGGAATCATGGATTTGCGGAAAAAGATCCACATCGTTCAGGACAAGCTGGAGCACGAAGTTGCG CGCAAAAAGGACATGGAGAAGAAGCTGTCCGAGCTGCGGAAGCAGATCTGTCAGCACAACAAGTGCATGCAGCAGCAGAGCGTCCGGGAGCATGCCCACCATCACGCCCACCCACACCAACACAGCCACGGGGGTGGTGGTGGCGCTGGCCACGGTCATGGCCACTCCCACGGAACAACGCTGCCCCCGATCAAGAACTGCGGCGTGCCGGCCAAATAG